The following are encoded together in the Oreochromis niloticus isolate F11D_XX linkage group LG12, O_niloticus_UMD_NMBU, whole genome shotgun sequence genome:
- the atad1a gene encoding outer mitochondrial transmembrane helix translocase: MLLKDLPREALMRPLSRNEVVGMLFRLTVFGAATYYSIKWVLDAMDPTSKQKNQAKKRAEQQMKRIGVEGVRLTEYEMNIASHLVDPQTMKVSWRDIAGLDEVINELQDTVILPFQKRHLMANSKLFQPPKGVLLFGPPGCGKTMIAKATARASGCRFINLQASTLTDMWYGESQKLTAAVFSLAVKIQPCIIFIDEIESFLRNRSSMDHEATAMMKAQFMSLWDGLDTSSTTQVMVMGATNRPQDVDPAILRRMPTTFHIGLPNTRQREEILRLILAGENLSNAINLKEIAEKTEGYSGSDLRELCRDAAMYRVRDYVRKEQMRQIAQQLQDCQEEERPVDEERLRPVTQLDLLFGLDKMKESKKATTFMLPIISEVALD, from the exons ATGCTGCTGAAAGATCTGCCCAGGGAGGCCCTGATGCGGCCGTTGTCTAGGAATGAAGTAGTTGGCATGTTATTCAGGTTGACCGTCTTTGGTGCCGCCACGTACTACAGCATCAAATGGGTCTTAGATGCAATGGATCCTACCTCCAAACAGAAAAACCAAGCCAAGAAGAGG GCAGAGCAGCAGATGAAGAGGATTGGTGTTGAGGGGGTCAGACTTACAGAATATGAGATGAACATTGCATCTCATCTAGTTGATCCACAAACTATGAAG GTATCCTGGAGAGATATTGCAGGTCTGGATGAAGTTATCAATGAGCTTCAAGATACAGTCATCCTGCCCTTTCAGAAGAGACACCTTATGGCGAATTCCAAACTATTTCAGCCTCCTAAAG GTGTTTTATTATTCGGTCCTCCGGGCTGCGGTAAGACTATGATTGCCAAGGCAACTGCCAGAGCGTCGGGATGCAGGTTTATCAACCTTCAGGCCTCCACGCTGACTGACATGTGGTACGGCGAGTCACAAAAGCTGACTGCGGCAGTCTTCTCGTTAGCTGTCAAAATTCAGCCTTGTATAATTTTCATCGATGAGATTG AATCATTTCTAAGGAATCGCTCCAGCATGGACCACGAGGCCACAGCCATGATGAAAGCCCAGTTCATGAGTCTATGGGATGGCCTGGACACCTCATCAACCACCCAG GTTATGGTGATGGGAGCCACGAACAGGCCGCAGGACGTGGATCCAGCCATTCTCCGCAGGATGCCCACAACTTTTCATATCGGCTTGCCA AACACAAGGCAGAGAGAAGAAATCCTGAGACTCATCTTGGCAGGAGAAAAC CTGAGCAACGCAATCAATCTGAAGGAGATTGCTGAGAAGACAGAAGGCTACTCTGGGAGTGACCTCCGGGAGCTCTGCCGCGACGCTGCCATGTACCGAGTACGGGACTATGTCCGCAAGGAGCAGATGAGGCAGATCGCTCAGCAGCTGCAGGACTGCCAGGAGGAGGAAAG ACCTGTGGATGAGGAGCGTTTGCGACCAGTCACCCAGCTGGACCTCCTCTTCGGCCTGGACAAGATGAAGGAATCAAAGAAAGCCACAACCTTCATGCTACCCATCATATCAGAGGTTGCTCTGGATTAA